Below is a genomic region from Methanosphaera sp. ISO3-F5.
TTCACTAGCGATTAAGTTTAAACTATTTTTCATCCATTTATGATGAGTTTTGGTTAATTCTTTAATTTTTTGTGCTTGTTCTAAGTTAGACATTAATTTTATTCCTCCAAAAAAGATTTCGCATATTAATTTTCTTATTAATATTAAAGTTAAAAATGCAGTAATGGATAATCCATTAATATATTTGATATTATGTTTATTTTTTAAAGTATAATTAGTTTATGTTTAGGAGGAAATAGTTAGAATATTTGTTATTTATGTGGTAGTGTAATTAGGAAATATTTAAAAACAGTATTTGATTTGTGGAGTTTATTTAAAGGTAAATATATAAAGGGTGTTGAACCCTTTATCATATACATACTAGTATGCTTATTTACCGAGAGCTGCTTCAATTTGAGCAAGTATTTGGTTGTTTTTGAAGTGTGCTTGATCGAGTGCACCGGTTGGACATGCAGCTACACATGTTCCACATCCTTTACATAAAGCTACGTTTACGTGGGATTTACCGTCTACGATTTCTAATGCTCCGAATGGACATAGTTCTACACAAATTTCACAACCACCACAATTGTCTTCATCTACTTCAGCGATGATAGGTTCAATTTCTACTTCTCCTTGGATCATAGGAATTGCTGCTCTTGCTGCTGCACCTGAAGCTTGTGATACTGTGTCAGGAATATCTTTAGGACCTTGTGCTACACCTGCGAGGTATATACCATCGGTCATTGTATCTACAGGTCTTAGTTTTGGATGTGCTTCCATGAAGAAACCATCTGCTGATTTGGATAATCCTAATGTTTGTCTGAGTGTTTCTTGTCCTTCTGGAGGTACAAGTCCTACAGATAATACTACTAAGTCGTATGTGAATGCGGTTGCTTTACCGAGTAAAGTATCTTCTGCACGTACTGTGATTGTTTTATCTTCGTTTTCGATAAGTTGTGCTGCTTTTCCTCTGATAAATTTGATTCCGTATTTTTCTTGTGATAATCTGTAGAATTCTTCGTAACCTTTACCGAATGCACGGATATCTATGTAGTAGATTGTTACTTCGGTGTCTGGTTCGTGGTCTACACATAATTGTGCGTTTTTCATTGCGTACATACAACATACTCTGGAACAGTATGGGTTTCCTACTTTTTCATCACGAGAACCTACACATTGTATGAATGCTACTCTTTTTGGAGTTTCACCGGATGATGGTTGGATTACGTGACCTTGGGTTGGTCCAGATGCGTTGATGTATCTTTCGATTTGTAATCCTGTGATTACGTTTTCTGCTTGGTCAAAGATGTATTCTTCTTTGAGTGTTGGATCGAATGGGTCGTATCCTGTTGCTACTACTATTGTACCAATTTCTAAAGTGATTTCTTGTGGTTCTTGTTCGTGGTTAATTGCACCGATTTCACAAGCTTTGTCACATAAGTGACAGTTGATACAGTAGTCTTTGTCGATGGTTGCTACGAGAGGTACTGCTTGTGGGAATGGGATGTATGCTGCTTTTACCATACCGGTTCCTTCGTCGAAGTAGTTTGGTATTTCTATTGGACATACTTCTTGACATACTCCACAACCTGTACATGCTTCTTCATCTACGTATCTTGCTTTTTTCTCTACTGTTACTGTGAAGTTTCCTATGTAACCGTCTACATCTTTTACTTCTGCGTATGCTATGAGTTCGATGTTTTCGTGTTTTGCTGCATCTACCATTTTAGGTGCTAGGATACACATTGAACAGTCGAGTGTTGGGAATGTTTTATCTAATTGTCCCATTCTTCCACTGATGGTTGGGTTTCTTTCTATTAAGTATGTTTTGAAACCTAAGTCTCCTAGGTCGAGTGCGGTTTGAATACCTGCAATTCCTCCACCAATAACCATTGCGGTTTTTGTTACGGATACTTTTTCTGGTGTTAATGCGTCAAGTAATCTTACTTTTGCAATACCCATTCTTACTAAGTCTTTTGCTTTTTCTGTTGCACCTTCAGGATTGTCTCCGTGTACCCATGAGTCTTGTTCTCTTAAGTTTACGAATTCAAATAAGTATTTGTTTAATCCTGCTTCTTCTACACATCTACGGAATGTAGGTTCGTGTAGACGAGGTGAACATGCTGCTACTACAACTCTGTTTAAGTTTAATTCTTTAATATCATCTTGAATAATTTTTTGTCCTGGGTCTGAGCACATATATTTGTATTCACGTGATACCACTACATCTGGAAGGGTTTCAACGTAATCAGCTACTGCTTTACAGTCTACTACTCCACCGATGTTTACTCCACAGTGGCATGTGTATACTCCTATACGTAATTCTTCATTATTATCTGCCAAGTTAAATCACCTATTTATTAAGACTATTGCTTACATCACGATTTTTTATTTATTAGGGAAAAAATCAGTTAAAAAACCTACAAGTTAAACTATTAACTAAATTATATCCTATACTTTAAAGTTACTAGGACTTTATATATAAACTTTTATTTTGTTCGTACAAAAACAAATCAATATATTGGTTAAAAAAAATTAAATTAAAAAAGAAATCAAAGCAGTTAAAGTAAACAATCCCAACACAGTATTAGTGAAAATCATCGAACTCATAAGTTTAGTGTCCAAACCATAATTAATAGACAATACAAGAGCATTCATAGCAGTAGACATACCAGCTTCAAGAACAGCAACCTTGAAACTTAAGCCCCCAAAACCAATGAATCCCAACATCAAAAACATTACCACAGGAGCAACAATTAATCTAACAAATGATACAAACAATGAATCAGATAAAGAATGCCTAATCTCATTAAAATCTAAACGTAACCCAAGAGTAATCATTATCAAAGGAATTGTAGCCTGACCAAGATAATTCAATGAATTTTCCAAAACATAACCATACTGTAAATTAAAAACATTAAACACTAAAGCAAAAATTACCGCCCATAACGGAACAAAAGATACCGACTGTTTTAACACTTCTCTCCTGTTACCACCAAACACACTTACTAACAGCATACCCAAGATGACAAAAATAACAGTAGTTTCTAAATCAAAGAATATGGCATGCAAAAATCCATCATTTCCAAACACGCCCATACTGATAGGAAAACCCAGAAATCCAGTATTCATCATAGCACAGGCAATCATAATCGTCCAAGTTTTTATCTTAGAATAATTTCTGAACTTACAAAACAGATACGCTAAAATAATGCAGACCATACTGATAATTAATGCAAAAAAAGGCAAAAACAGCATGTCAGAACTAATGTTTGCACGAGATAAATTAACAAAAATCAAAGAAGGCAAAGTTACATCGAGCACTATCTTCGTTAAGGTGACACTATCCTGAACTTTAAGAATATCATGTCTTTTAAGTGAATAACCTAACACTATCATCAAAGTTGGAACTAAAATAATCTCCAATGGAGTAGCCATAACATACCTCCCATTATCTATAAAGTAATTTTTGTTAAGACACATATAAGTAATTACAATACTGAAATAATTACTGGCAATGTAAGTAAACTAATTATTGTTGTGATAAATACCACTGCACTAACTAATTCCACATCCAAGTCATATGTTATTGCAAGAACCAGAGAATTCATTGCTGTTGGCATAGCAGATTGCAATACCGAAACCTGTAACATCAAACCGCTAAAACCAGTACCTGCCAATAATGTATATAATATTATAGGTGCTATCAATAGTCTTGAAAATGATACAAATACAACATCAGACAAATATGATTTGAAATCCTTGAAACTGATAGTTAAACCTAGAGACAACATTATGAGTGGTATTGCAGAGTTTCCAAGGTATGTTAATGAGTTTTTCAAAACATAACCTAGGGGTATGTTGAATATGTTGAAGATTAAACCGAATATTATTGCCCATAATGGGACAAATGTCAAACCATTATGAATGACTTCTTTTTTGTTTCCTCCGAATATTGTGGATAATATTATACCAAATATTACAAATAGTATGGCAACTGCCATGTCATAGAATATTGCGTAGGTCAAACCTTCATTACCAAACACTCCTAAAACAATTGGATAACCAATAAAAGCAGTGTTCATCATTGAAAGTAATATTATTAATGTCCAAGTTTTGATTTTAGAATAACCTCTTAACTTAGAATAAAAATATGCAATCAACATACATATGAAGCTAAGGCCAAATGAAATAAGTGGAAGCAAAATCATCTGCCCCTCAATACGAGATGATGAAATATTGATAAATATAAGAGCAGGTAAACTAATATTCAGAACAATCTTAGACAACAAAGAACTATGATCATCATCCAAAATATTAAAATATTTCAACAACACACCTACAATAATCATAAAAGTAGGTACTAAAATAACTTCAATAGAATTTACCATAATAATAATATAAAAAAGAAAATATAAAAAAATTTAGAAAAAAGGAGTTTAAATTTAATCTACTAAACCATCAGTAGTAACTTTAAATACTGCTTCACCCTCAGGTAAGTGAGGACTGTCAACTAAACGAGCAATTCTTTTACCAGATAATCCTTTTTTAAGTAAAATCCTATAAGTTGATGCGTGACCTAATACGTGTCCACCAACAGCTTTAGTTGGAGTTCCAAAGAATGCATCCGGTTTTGATTGTACCTGGTTAGTGATAAGCACTGCTACATTATATGTATTAGCAATAGTTTGTAAAGTGTGCAAATGCTGATTAAGCTTTTGTTGACGGGTAGCAAGGGATTCCCTACCAACATATTCTGCCCTGAAATGTGCCATTAATGAATCCACAATGATAAGTTTAATGTTTGAACCACTTTGAATCAATTCGTTAATTTTATCTGCCATTAACATTTGATGACTGCTGTTAAAAGCTCTTGCTACATGAATTTTTTTAAGAACTTCCTCAATTTCTAAACCAAATGCGTTAGCTATTTGTTCTACTCTTTCTGGTCTGAAGGTGTTTTCTGTATCAATGAATACTACTTCTCCTTCAAGTCCGCCTTCTTCTACTGGTAGTTGAGTAGTAACTGATAATTCGTGTGAAATTTGACTTTTTCCTGAACCGAATTCTCCATATACTTCTGTGATGGATTGTGTTTCTACTCCACCACCGATTAGTTCATCTAATCCTTTACTTCCTGTTGTGATTCTTCCAACATCTTCACGTCTTTCCATTACTTCAAATGCTGTTTCGAAGTCTATTTTCTCTGCCTTACGTGCTGCTTCAATAACTTTTGCTGCTACACCTTCACCTATTTCTACTTTAACACTTAACTCTTTTGGTGTTGCTGTTGCTAAACGCATCATATCAGCAAATCCTGCATCTCGTAATTTTTGTGCTGTTTTTTCTCCTACACTTGGTAAATCTTCTAATTCTGCCATGTTTTATCTCCTATATTTTTATTAGTGTTTTTTTTATAATACTATGACTAAACGTCTGACATTTAATCTTATATCTTCATTATAATCATTATATTGTGCATCAGCTATTATGGTAGCTTCATGTCCTATTAGATCTTCAATTTTTGAGGACATTGATGATTCGTCCCCAGTTTGTTGGAATATTTCTATTACTTCATCAGTGGTTGTTTGTATTAATTCTTCTGCTTGTTTTCTGAAGAAAGTTGCTGTTATTGAACCTGTTTCATCTTGTAGTACTGTTTGTATTATCATAAGATAATCTGGTTCTTCTATTTTTTCACCACAATGATCACAAATATATCCTTCTTCACTTTGTACTATTCGTTTGTTACAATTTGGACACATTGCATATAATATTTTTTCTCCGTTGATTTCTTGGATGTTTCCTTTAACTTTTATGTGTTGGTCATCATCTTCTATGTCTTCTATCATTTTTTCAACGAAGAGTTGATTTTCTATTTCATGCATTGTTGGCATTAGTTCTGCTTCTTCTGGTCTTGCTTGTCGAATAGTACTGGAACCTGATATTGATAATCGTAGCTTGTTTTCTTGTAATTGTATTACAGGGTTTTCTATGATTATTGCGGATCCTTCAGTGAATTTTACATCGGTTGCATCATCCCAGAGTGATACTTGTATTTCTCCAGTTTCATCTGCAACATAGACTGCTCTTACTTTACCGTCTCGGCCATCTGCTCTTGTGAATGTGTTGATTTCGTTTATTGTTGTTACTCTTACTCTTAGTTTTGTGTTTGTTTCGTTTTCTTCTAGTTGACTGATTGTTCTGTCATTGTATCTGTCTTGTTCTAGTTGTTGGTATGATGGTAGGTTTGTTATTTCATCTTCTTCTGGTATTGTTATTCTGGATGATTTTCCTACGCTTAGTTCCATTGTTCCTTGTCCTAGTCTTGTTCTTGCATTTTCTATTTTTAGTGCGTCTCCTAGTCCTTGGTTGATGTCTGCTTTATCATCCCATAATGATGTTCTGACTACTCCTGTTTCATCTGCTAGTTCTATGGATCTTACTTGTCCCTCGGTTCCGTCTACTCTCTGGAATTCTCTGATGTCATTCATTGCCAGTATTCTTCCTATTACATCTACTTCTCTTCCTTCGTCTTGGTCTATGTCTAGTATGTCTTTTATTTTTGCTACTTCGAAGTTTTTGATTTGTTCTAGTTTTTCTTTTAGTTCTTCGTCGATGTCCGGGTTTAGTACTATTGCTGCGTTCCATCCTGTGTTGTATCTGTAGCTGTCTCCTGAGTAGTCATCGAATTCTATGGTTCCTCCTTCTATTTTGATGATGTCTCCTTTGTTCATTGCTATTTCTGTTTCTTTGTTCCATAGTGTTACGCGTATGGATCCTGTGTCGTCTGTTACTTCTATGCTTCTTACGTGTCCTTCTGTTCCATCATTTTTTTGGAATGTTATTGTATCGTATATTTTTGTTAGAACTCCTAGTATTGTTACGTTGTCTTTTTCTGTTGCGTTTCCTATTTTGAATATTTCTTGATGGTATTCTGGGAGGTCGTAGTCTCCTTTTACTATTCTTCCGTTCCAACTGTTTGATAATGAGAATGTTCCGTTTCTTTCTTGTGCTCTTGCTTTTATGATTTTTATTGTGTCGTTTTCTTTTAGTTCTAGTGTTTCTACTAGTTCTGTGTCATTGTTCCATAGGGTGAATTCCATGTTTCCTGTTGCGTCCATTACGTCTATGGTGATTATTTTTAGGGTTCTGTCTTCTTTTTTTATTTCTCGTAGTGTGGCTATTTTGGTTATTCTTACGATGACATTGTATTCTCCATCTTCTGTGATGTCTCCTAGGTTGGTTATGTTTTGTTGGAATTTTGGTAGTTCCGGGTCTACTTCTTCTGGCATTACTTGTATTGATGAGTTATTTCTCATTTGTACTTCTAAGTCTCCGGTGTATCCTTTTCTTACTTCGAGGTTGTTGATTTTTACTATGTCACCTTCGTTTATTCTGGACATGTATTTCATGTTGTCTGTCCACATTACGACCCTTATTTTTCCTGTTGTGTCTTGGACTG
It encodes:
- the radA gene encoding DNA repair and recombination protein RadA, whose translation is MAELEDLPSVGEKTAQKLRDAGFADMMRLATATPKELSVKVEIGEGVAAKVIEAARKAEKIDFETAFEVMERREDVGRITTGSKGLDELIGGGVETQSITEVYGEFGSGKSQISHELSVTTQLPVEEGGLEGEVVFIDTENTFRPERVEQIANAFGLEIEEVLKKIHVARAFNSSHQMLMADKINELIQSGSNIKLIIVDSLMAHFRAEYVGRESLATRQQKLNQHLHTLQTIANTYNVAVLITNQVQSKPDAFFGTPTKAVGGHVLGHASTYRILLKKGLSGKRIARLVDSPHLPEGEAVFKVTTDGLVD
- a CDS encoding AEC family transporter, which encodes MATPLEIILVPTLMIVLGYSLKRHDILKVQDSVTLTKIVLDVTLPSLIFVNLSRANISSDMLFLPFFALIISMVCIILAYLFCKFRNYSKIKTWTIMIACAMMNTGFLGFPISMGVFGNDGFLHAIFFDLETTVIFVILGMLLVSVFGGNRREVLKQSVSFVPLWAVIFALVFNVFNLQYGYVLENSLNYLGQATIPLIMITLGLRLDFNEIRHSLSDSLFVSFVRLIVAPVVMFLMLGFIGFGGLSFKVAVLEAGMSTAMNALVLSINYGLDTKLMSSMIFTNTVLGLFTLTALISFLI
- a CDS encoding AEC family transporter — its product is MVNSIEVILVPTFMIIVGVLLKYFNILDDDHSSLLSKIVLNISLPALIFINISSSRIEGQMILLPLISFGLSFICMLIAYFYSKLRGYSKIKTWTLIILLSMMNTAFIGYPIVLGVFGNEGLTYAIFYDMAVAILFVIFGIILSTIFGGNKKEVIHNGLTFVPLWAIIFGLIFNIFNIPLGYVLKNSLTYLGNSAIPLIMLSLGLTISFKDFKSYLSDVVFVSFSRLLIAPIILYTLLAGTGFSGLMLQVSVLQSAMPTAMNSLVLAITYDLDVELVSAVVFITTIISLLTLPVIISVL
- a CDS encoding OB-fold nucleic acid binding domain-containing protein: MTSENEEYYKERYQEVKDKVEYKDFLKDIEEITIENSESPFITEEQVVNMAVEKYAGRENIQQTHTNQVQKISSLVEGNGNISIQGRLLSISNIKTFTTKKGREGKVANLTVQDTTGKIRVVMWTDNMKYMSRINEGDIVKINNLEVRKGYTGDLEVQMRNNSSIQVMPEEVDPELPKFQQNITNLGDITEDGEYNVIVRITKIATLREIKKEDRTLKIITIDVMDATGNMEFTLWNNDTELVETLELKENDTIKIIKARAQERNGTFSLSNSWNGRIVKGDYDLPEYHQEIFKIGNATEKDNVTILGVLTKIYDTITFQKNDGTEGHVRSIEVTDDTGSIRVTLWNKETEIAMNKGDIIKIEGGTIEFDDYSGDSYRYNTGWNAAIVLNPDIDEELKEKLEQIKNFEVAKIKDILDIDQDEGREVDVIGRILAMNDIREFQRVDGTEGQVRSIELADETGVVRTSLWDDKADINQGLGDALKIENARTRLGQGTMELSVGKSSRITIPEEDEITNLPSYQQLEQDRYNDRTISQLEENETNTKLRVRVTTINEINTFTRADGRDGKVRAVYVADETGEIQVSLWDDATDVKFTEGSAIIIENPVIQLQENKLRLSISGSSTIRQARPEEAELMPTMHEIENQLFVEKMIEDIEDDDQHIKVKGNIQEINGEKILYAMCPNCNKRIVQSEEGYICDHCGEKIEEPDYLMIIQTVLQDETGSITATFFRKQAEELIQTTTDEVIEIFQQTGDESSMSSKIEDLIGHEATIIADAQYNDYNEDIRLNVRRLVIVL
- a CDS encoding CoB--CoM heterodisulfide reductase iron-sulfur subunit A family protein; protein product: MADNNEELRIGVYTCHCGVNIGGVVDCKAVADYVETLPDVVVSREYKYMCSDPGQKIIQDDIKELNLNRVVVAACSPRLHEPTFRRCVEEAGLNKYLFEFVNLREQDSWVHGDNPEGATEKAKDLVRMGIAKVRLLDALTPEKVSVTKTAMVIGGGIAGIQTALDLGDLGFKTYLIERNPTISGRMGQLDKTFPTLDCSMCILAPKMVDAAKHENIELIAYAEVKDVDGYIGNFTVTVEKKARYVDEEACTGCGVCQEVCPIEIPNYFDEGTGMVKAAYIPFPQAVPLVATIDKDYCINCHLCDKACEIGAINHEQEPQEITLEIGTIVVATGYDPFDPTLKEEYIFDQAENVITGLQIERYINASGPTQGHVIQPSSGETPKRVAFIQCVGSRDEKVGNPYCSRVCCMYAMKNAQLCVDHEPDTEVTIYYIDIRAFGKGYEEFYRLSQEKYGIKFIRGKAAQLIENEDKTITVRAEDTLLGKATAFTYDLVVLSVGLVPPEGQETLRQTLGLSKSADGFFMEAHPKLRPVDTMTDGIYLAGVAQGPKDIPDTVSQASGAAARAAIPMIQGEVEIEPIIAEVDEDNCGGCEICVELCPFGALEIVDGKSHVNVALCKGCGTCVAACPTGALDQAHFKNNQILAQIEAALGK